A window of the Rhizobium viscosum genome harbors these coding sequences:
- a CDS encoding GDP-mannose 4,6-dehydratase, which yields MIDLKHFYRGRNVLVTGAGGFIGSHLAEALVEAGANVTAMIKYGSSSHWGNLEHASPSTKRSLEVVSGNVEDSDFVINAVKGKDVVFHLAALIAIPYSYLAPRSYVRTNVEGTLNVVEAARRLGTSRVVHTSTSEVYGTAIREPIDEEHPLQGQSPYSASKIGADKIAESYYRSFATPVVTLRPFNTFGPRQSARAFIPTIISQALTREVIELGALDPMRDMTFVGDTVSGFMAAGAAAGVEGQTINLGTGSTKTIGDFAHNILKLMNMDKQIVQDLKRMRPAESEVFKLVSDNGKAKRLLQWEPVTSTEDGLRQTISFVEANIHLYRPNEYTV from the coding sequence ATGATTGATCTAAAACATTTTTACCGCGGGCGAAATGTTCTCGTCACCGGCGCCGGCGGCTTTATCGGTAGCCACCTTGCTGAAGCCTTAGTAGAGGCCGGAGCAAACGTAACCGCGATGATAAAATATGGGTCGTCGTCTCATTGGGGAAATCTCGAACATGCCAGTCCCTCAACGAAGCGCTCGCTCGAAGTCGTCTCGGGGAACGTCGAAGATTCAGACTTCGTGATAAACGCTGTCAAAGGCAAGGACGTTGTTTTTCATCTCGCTGCGCTGATTGCCATCCCTTACTCCTACCTTGCACCCCGGAGCTACGTTCGAACGAACGTTGAGGGCACATTGAATGTGGTTGAGGCTGCCCGTAGGCTCGGTACGAGCCGAGTGGTCCACACATCAACTTCCGAGGTTTACGGTACGGCAATCCGCGAACCGATCGACGAAGAGCATCCGCTTCAGGGACAATCCCCTTATTCTGCGTCAAAGATTGGTGCTGATAAGATCGCCGAAAGCTATTATCGTTCCTTCGCGACCCCCGTTGTTACTCTCAGGCCATTTAACACATTTGGTCCCCGCCAGTCGGCGCGTGCGTTCATTCCTACAATCATTTCTCAAGCGCTAACCCGTGAAGTCATCGAGCTCGGTGCTCTCGACCCCATGCGTGACATGACTTTCGTTGGAGATACAGTTTCGGGCTTTATGGCGGCTGGCGCCGCAGCTGGTGTTGAGGGGCAGACGATTAATCTTGGCACCGGTAGCACGAAGACAATTGGCGATTTCGCCCATAACATCTTGAAGCTTATGAACATGGATAAGCAGATCGTTCAAGATCTGAAGCGCATGCGACCCGCCGAAAGCGAGGTGTTTAAGCTCGTTTCCGATAACGGCAAGGCGAAGCGCCTTCTTCAGTGGGAGCCCGTCACCTCGACGGAGGATGGACTTAGGCAGACCATCTCTTTTGTAGAGGCCAATATTCATCTTTATCGCCCCAACGAATACACAGTCTGA
- a CDS encoding sugar nucleotidyltransferase translates to MSELPLKGVVLAGGRGTRLYPSTLVACKQLLPVFDKPMIHYPLSLLLLQKIRDILFITNPEDLEAMQKLLGNGEQFGAKFSYTTQEEPKGIAEGLTLASDFLGGSPVCFLLGDNILFGQDVRQAMSDARSFVLDRNSAVIFGYRVSDPQNFGVISFNADMTVAEIVEKPATPKSNWASIGVYFFPGDVAEYASKVMPSSRNELEITEVHRQYNAEGRLCAIRLGRGTAWLDTGTPEAIMEAGNFLHAIEKRQGLKVYCPEEVAFRSGLISGAELKRRIPAIPSANYRDYLTKVVDES, encoded by the coding sequence ATGTCAGAGTTACCTCTGAAGGGCGTAGTATTAGCTGGCGGCAGGGGAACCAGACTGTATCCATCGACATTGGTGGCATGCAAGCAATTGCTGCCCGTATTCGACAAGCCGATGATACACTACCCTTTGTCGCTTCTCCTTCTTCAAAAGATCCGCGACATCTTGTTTATTACAAATCCTGAGGATCTCGAGGCAATGCAGAAATTGCTCGGCAATGGTGAGCAATTCGGAGCAAAATTCTCATACACTACTCAAGAAGAGCCAAAAGGCATCGCGGAGGGACTAACCCTGGCAAGCGATTTTCTTGGTGGTAGCCCTGTATGTTTCCTACTCGGAGACAACATTCTGTTTGGCCAAGATGTGCGGCAGGCAATGAGCGACGCAAGGTCCTTTGTCCTCGACCGCAACTCCGCGGTTATCTTCGGATACAGAGTTTCTGATCCGCAAAATTTCGGGGTAATCAGCTTCAACGCCGATATGACGGTCGCCGAAATCGTCGAGAAGCCAGCAACTCCAAAATCGAATTGGGCTTCCATCGGCGTGTACTTCTTTCCCGGAGATGTCGCTGAATATGCCAGCAAGGTTATGCCATCGAGCCGCAATGAGCTTGAGATAACCGAGGTTCATCGGCAATACAACGCGGAAGGCCGATTGTGCGCAATTAGACTCGGGCGCGGCACTGCGTGGCTGGACACCGGTACTCCCGAAGCCATCATGGAGGCGGGAAACTTTCTCCATGCAATTGAAAAACGCCAAGGATTAAAGGTCTACTGCCCAGAGGAAGTCGCTTTCCGTTCGGGACTAATATCCGGCGCCGAACTGAAGCGAAGAATTCCTGCAATCCCAAGCGCAAACTATAGAGATTATCTTACAAAAGTAGTTGATGAGAGCTAA
- a CDS encoding IS6 family transposase has translation MSDFKWRHFQGEVILWAVRWYCRYGVSYRDLEQMMGERGVPVDHSTIYRWVQRYAPEIEKRLRWHWRRPQSTSWRVDETYVKVRGRWTTFTGPSINSATRSISVCPRPAMPKAKRFLGKALNGLKDWEKPTVINTDKAPTYGIATAQLKAEGKCPGELLHRQVKYLNNVVEADHGKLKQLIKPVRGFKTLKTAYATIKGFQVMRALRKGQAAIFNLTGDIRGEARIVERAFGIGPSALTEAVALLAQSLENREAAR, from the coding sequence ATGAGCGATTTCAAGTGGCGCCATTTTCAGGGTGAGGTGATTTTGTGGGCGGTGCGATGGTATTGCCGCTATGGGGTCAGCTACCGCGACCTTGAACAAATGATGGGCGAACGAGGCGTGCCAGTCGATCATTCCACGATTTATCGCTGGGTGCAGAGATACGCGCCGGAGATTGAAAAGCGGCTGCGCTGGCACTGGCGCCGGCCGCAGTCAACGAGTTGGCGCGTTGACGAGACCTATGTGAAAGTCCGCGGCCGGTGGACCACCTTTACCGGGCCTTCGATAAATTCGGCAACACGATCGATTTCCGTCTGTCCCCGACCCGCAATGCCAAAGGCCAAACGCTTTCTCGGCAAGGCGTTGAATGGCCTGAAGGACTGGGAAAAGCCAACTGTCATCAACACCGACAAGGCCCCTACTTATGGCATTGCCACTGCCCAATTGAAGGCTGAAGGCAAATGCCCTGGAGAACTTTTGCACCGACAGGTCAAATATCTGAACAACGTCGTTGAGGCCGATCACGGCAAGCTGAAGCAACTGATCAAACCGGTGAGAGGATTCAAGACGCTGAAAACGGCCTACGCGACGATCAAAGGTTTCCAGGTTATGCGGGCCCTGCGCAAGGGGCAGGCTGCGATTTTCAATCTAACGGGCGATATCCGTGGAGAAGCACGCATCGTTGAACGCGCTTTCGGCATCGGACCGAGCGCGCTGACGGAGGCGGTAGCACTGCTTGCTCAGAGCCTCGAAAACCGTGAAGCTGCTAGGTAA
- a CDS encoding nucleotidyltransferase family protein yields MKAIVMAGGKGTRLQPFTASFPKPLVPLGDMPVLELLLRQLKAAGVEEVILAVNHLHHLIRAFCGDGSAFGLKVDYVLEDSPLGTAGPIAAVLDRVGDDFIVTNGDLLTNFDIPEMKRRHLNTGAGASIAVFERTLKIDFGLVEVDDRMRLTGYREKPSYSHLVSMGLYILNRDAVAPHLEKGVRLDMPELMQSLQKNGKVVQCQQQDCVWLDIGRPDDYASAQQLFETQRGLFLKD; encoded by the coding sequence ATGAAGGCGATTGTTATGGCGGGCGGCAAGGGCACGAGATTGCAGCCTTTCACGGCCTCTTTTCCGAAACCACTCGTGCCGCTGGGTGATATGCCGGTGTTGGAGCTATTGCTTCGCCAGCTGAAAGCGGCCGGCGTGGAAGAAGTGATTTTAGCGGTCAATCATCTTCATCATCTTATTCGCGCATTTTGCGGCGATGGATCGGCGTTTGGCCTTAAGGTTGACTACGTCCTGGAAGATAGCCCGCTGGGTACAGCCGGACCGATTGCGGCGGTTTTGGATCGCGTAGGCGACGATTTTATCGTCACGAATGGGGATCTTCTGACTAACTTTGATATTCCCGAAATGAAGCGCAGGCACCTTAATACTGGGGCCGGCGCCTCGATTGCGGTTTTTGAGCGAACGCTGAAGATCGACTTCGGCTTGGTCGAGGTTGACGACAGGATGCGGTTGACCGGCTATCGAGAGAAGCCTTCGTATTCTCATTTGGTAAGTATGGGTTTGTACATATTAAATCGAGATGCAGTGGCGCCGCATCTCGAAAAGGGAGTGCGTCTTGACATGCCTGAATTGATGCAGTCCCTTCAGAAAAACGGAAAAGTCGTTCAGTGTCAGCAGCAGGATTGTGTCTGGCTTGATATCGGCCGGCCAGACGACTACGCGTCTGCCCAGCAGCTGTTTGAGACTCAGCGCGGCCTTTTTTTGAAAGACTGA
- a CDS encoding ABC transporter permease yields MSVISSFTAGVNELSAGLSTWRVWHLLGTADLRRRHSRSKFGQLWITLSTGVTILSLGLVWSLLWRAPVDGIIPYMAVAMVVWGFFTAVLNESTTAFVTSGNLFLNQKTSLAVAIFTLVYRGLITTAYNMVIVLIVFAWFWHWPDWRVILIVPGLALTMCFFVPICYVLAIIATRFRDAVPLTQSITQIGYFITPVLWRPEFIPEPYRWINSVNPFSVYLSLLRDPLLAMETSPMTWLVAIGYVVGAWLFAIPFIGAYHKRVIYWI; encoded by the coding sequence GTGAGCGTTATTTCATCTTTTACTGCTGGAGTGAACGAACTTTCTGCAGGCCTAAGCACGTGGCGTGTATGGCATCTGCTTGGTACAGCTGACCTACGCCGAAGGCATTCGCGATCGAAATTCGGCCAGCTGTGGATTACGCTTTCCACCGGTGTCACAATCCTGTCGCTTGGCTTGGTATGGTCATTGCTCTGGCGTGCGCCTGTGGACGGCATCATTCCATACATGGCCGTCGCGATGGTTGTGTGGGGATTTTTCACGGCCGTTCTGAACGAGTCTACTACTGCTTTCGTGACAAGCGGAAACTTGTTTCTCAATCAGAAGACAAGCTTGGCTGTTGCGATTTTTACCCTTGTTTATCGCGGACTCATCACCACAGCATACAATATGGTAATCGTGCTTATCGTCTTTGCATGGTTTTGGCATTGGCCGGATTGGCGGGTTATCCTGATTGTTCCGGGCCTCGCTTTGACGATGTGTTTTTTCGTCCCGATCTGTTATGTTCTGGCGATAATTGCGACTCGCTTTAGAGACGCAGTTCCTCTTACGCAAAGTATTACTCAGATAGGGTACTTTATCACACCAGTTCTCTGGCGGCCGGAATTCATTCCGGAGCCGTACCGTTGGATAAATTCGGTTAACCCGTTTTCCGTCTATCTGTCGCTTCTTCGAGACCCGCTGCTTGCTATGGAAACGAGCCCAATGACTTGGCTGGTTGCAATCGGTTACGTGGTCGGCGCTTGGCTCTTTGCGATACCCTTTATTGGTGCATATCACAAGCGCGTTATCTACTGGATCTGA
- the msrA gene encoding peptide-methionine (S)-S-oxide reductase MsrA, translated as MSISTSGKVLAALFATAALLLGLGSVATQAAEDAVVIPAPTVDETGRSGTETAVFAGGCFWGVQGVFQHVKGVKSAVSGYAGGEAATAQYETVSTGTTGHAESVKVTFDPKEVSYGKLLQVFFSVAHNPTQLNFQGPDQGTQYRSALFISDPQQRKVAEAYIAELDKAHVFKQPIVTKVTDYTGFYPAEQYHQDFLTLNPTYPYIVYNDLPKIENLKQIFPADYSREPVLVLKAKG; from the coding sequence GTGTCCATATCCACATCAGGCAAGGTCCTTGCCGCGCTTTTTGCAACCGCTGCCCTTTTGCTTGGCTTGGGTTCCGTCGCCACTCAAGCGGCGGAAGACGCCGTTGTCATTCCAGCTCCGACGGTCGACGAGACGGGCAGGTCGGGGACGGAGACCGCCGTCTTCGCCGGCGGCTGTTTCTGGGGCGTTCAGGGCGTCTTCCAGCATGTGAAGGGCGTCAAAAGCGCCGTTTCCGGCTATGCCGGCGGTGAAGCCGCAACCGCCCAGTACGAAACGGTCAGCACCGGCACGACCGGCCATGCCGAATCCGTCAAGGTGACCTTCGATCCGAAAGAGGTGAGCTACGGAAAGCTCCTGCAGGTCTTCTTCTCGGTCGCGCACAATCCGACGCAGCTCAATTTCCAGGGACCGGACCAGGGTACCCAATACCGCTCGGCGCTGTTCATCTCCGACCCGCAACAGCGCAAGGTCGCCGAAGCCTATATCGCTGAGCTCGACAAGGCGCATGTCTTCAAACAGCCAATCGTCACCAAGGTCACCGACTATACCGGCTTCTACCCGGCCGAGCAGTATCACCAGGATTTCCTGACCCTGAACCCGACCTACCCCTATATCGTCTACAACGACCTGCCGAAGATCGAGAACCTGAAGCAGATCTTCCCGGCCGATTACAGCCGGGAGCCGGTTCTGGTGCTGAAGGCCAAGGGCTGA
- a CDS encoding glycosyltransferase family 2 protein, producing the protein MRLSVCIYTYNHESFIEQAVRSALEQDVSFDYEIVIGDDCSTDATPQILHRLAEIYPGRLRIERRDVNLGAEENFARTIGACRGELVAFLDGDDLWTDRNKLASQVDFLDQHPDASFCFHRTRSLNAAQEYVLPPRDPSKLSSIELLLQQSNPVALHTVVARREHLSDLSTWVAGLKLGDWPLCIMLATKGPVGFIPIEMSRHRVHNGGSWTPLLPSLREAYVIQMLNRLSKLLTGEEKTAVDQRRIDLANYWANDLTGEASGSIDDLMSKIARLQDSELSTFLLSHVIERARLINEAKIWHETQSQAWEAEAKKSIFQKVFWR; encoded by the coding sequence ATGCGCTTAAGCGTTTGTATCTATACATACAATCATGAATCGTTCATCGAGCAAGCGGTGCGCAGCGCGCTGGAACAAGACGTGAGTTTTGACTACGAGATTGTCATCGGCGACGATTGTTCGACAGATGCCACTCCCCAGATTCTGCATCGATTGGCAGAGATTTATCCTGGCCGCCTGAGGATAGAACGTCGCGACGTCAACCTCGGGGCGGAAGAGAATTTCGCACGGACAATCGGCGCTTGTCGCGGAGAACTTGTAGCCTTTCTAGACGGCGATGATCTCTGGACAGACAGGAACAAGCTTGCAAGCCAGGTTGACTTCCTCGACCAACATCCGGACGCGTCATTCTGTTTTCATCGAACACGATCGCTAAATGCCGCCCAAGAATATGTTTTGCCTCCCCGCGATCCTTCCAAGCTATCGTCAATTGAGCTCCTTCTTCAACAAAGCAATCCTGTCGCACTGCATACTGTAGTTGCACGGCGTGAACATTTGTCGGACCTTTCAACCTGGGTAGCAGGCTTGAAGCTTGGCGACTGGCCTCTTTGCATCATGCTAGCCACAAAAGGACCCGTCGGCTTTATTCCGATTGAGATGTCGCGCCATCGGGTACACAATGGAGGCAGTTGGACACCACTGTTGCCGTCGCTACGCGAAGCATATGTTATTCAGATGCTTAATCGACTGTCCAAACTTCTAACTGGCGAAGAGAAGACCGCTGTCGATCAACGACGGATCGACCTTGCTAATTATTGGGCCAACGATCTTACGGGCGAAGCTTCAGGGTCGATAGACGATCTGATGAGTAAAATTGCACGGTTGCAAGATTCCGAGCTCTCAACCTTTCTGTTATCGCACGTAATCGAACGTGCGCGACTCATAAACGAGGCGAAGATCTGGCACGAGACCCAATCACAAGCGTGGGAAGCGGAAGCCAAAAAGTCGATATTTCAGAAGGTTTTCTGGCGATGA
- a CDS encoding O-antigen ligase family protein codes for MVASEELISTPPRLKPVLVILWLLLISAPIVESDSYRYAALLLIGTTYAYFKPNFQLLKGDWLANACLAWGTYALLRFLFGLIVYGEKGASDWLYAFPLFFPAVGIALYSSRKQVETVFAIYFPVALAALLISTDYRLILEGDARISPLYHNNLIHGAIGCGFLMIGAFYWLLHAWETGKLARRSGSWIVAVATLVIALCLFNIYGSKAKGVWLSLVLVGPLMLASLLLYADRRRAALVGGTVVALIAAALFVGGNNIWKFAGPTYEATTRIETEISAHGVWNAVADAIASKDTPPAMNERLQLWANASEVIAQAPLFGAGNHWLAIWSSTTYASVPYTLLHNGYFEMLVRHGLFGIIVFTILAVAMYRRVLAARKEKLISLSMLLAYSMVTLFFLGTILSNSNNRLAIGESFFFVFSAVAFACGLMLKKGEVTS; via the coding sequence ATGGTAGCGAGCGAAGAGCTGATTTCCACGCCCCCCCGCCTCAAGCCCGTCCTTGTCATCCTATGGCTGCTGTTGATTTCGGCTCCCATTGTGGAAAGCGATAGCTATCGCTATGCGGCACTGCTGCTGATCGGGACGACCTATGCCTATTTCAAGCCGAATTTTCAGCTGCTGAAGGGCGACTGGCTGGCGAATGCCTGCCTTGCCTGGGGTACTTACGCGCTGCTGCGCTTCCTCTTCGGCCTGATCGTTTACGGCGAAAAGGGTGCGTCCGACTGGCTCTATGCCTTTCCGCTGTTTTTTCCGGCGGTTGGCATTGCGCTCTATTCCAGCCGGAAGCAGGTCGAAACGGTCTTTGCGATCTATTTCCCGGTGGCACTGGCCGCCCTACTGATCTCCACCGACTATCGGCTGATCCTCGAAGGCGACGCACGCATCTCGCCGCTTTACCACAACAATCTGATCCATGGCGCGATCGGCTGCGGCTTCCTGATGATCGGCGCCTTCTACTGGCTGCTGCACGCCTGGGAGACCGGTAAGCTCGCGCGTCGTTCCGGCAGCTGGATTGTTGCCGTCGCAACGCTCGTCATCGCGCTCTGCCTTTTCAATATTTATGGCTCCAAGGCGAAAGGCGTCTGGCTAAGCCTCGTCCTCGTCGGGCCTCTCATGTTGGCCTCGCTGCTGCTTTATGCAGACAGACGCCGCGCCGCGTTGGTAGGGGGTACGGTCGTCGCTCTCATCGCGGCCGCGCTTTTTGTCGGCGGCAATAATATCTGGAAGTTTGCCGGCCCGACCTACGAGGCAACCACACGGATCGAGACCGAAATCTCGGCGCATGGCGTATGGAATGCCGTTGCTGATGCGATTGCGTCAAAAGATACGCCACCGGCAATGAATGAACGGCTGCAGCTCTGGGCGAATGCTTCGGAAGTTATTGCCCAGGCGCCTCTCTTTGGTGCCGGCAACCACTGGCTCGCGATCTGGAGTTCAACCACCTATGCCAGCGTGCCCTATACGCTGCTTCACAACGGCTATTTCGAGATGCTTGTCCGCCACGGGCTCTTCGGTATCATCGTTTTCACCATTCTTGCGGTTGCCATGTACAGACGGGTGCTGGCCGCTAGGAAGGAAAAGCTGATCAGCCTCAGCATGCTGCTGGCCTATAGCATGGTGACGCTATTCTTCCTCGGAACGATCCTGTCCAACTCCAACAACCGGCTGGCGATCGGCGAATCGTTCTTCTTCGTGTTCTCCGCCGTCGCATTTGCCTGCGGGCTTATGTTGAAGAAGGGGGAAGTCACTTCATAG
- a CDS encoding glycosyltransferase, which yields MISSQVDIRSGGHAQALRLVYVVTEDWFFVAHFLPLARAARKAGFEIVVVTRVTAHGKEIEAEGFRIVPLVADRASFGVVKLLSTVIRLRSILAAESPTVVHAIALKSIILSGLAAIFVRKPGKVFSVTGLGYLWSDSRRFLGPFRLIVRQILQLISDGRKAIFTFENDDDCREFPKLKNRVVVGGWGINSSDIVPRLDRPQAPIRVVYLGRMLRAKGIELTVQAVELARKKADIQLELWGTPDPGNLTSLTEEELRDFSLRDGIKWCGRAGDIAETWHRADIAILLSEREGMPRSLIEAAAAAVPMVAFDVPGCRAIVRHELTGFLLPKDHVAAVADAILMLAQDDTLRERMGLEARNDFEQRFSTHSVVPKIMDLYFELVRHLKMQ from the coding sequence ATGATTAGCAGTCAAGTGGACATTCGAAGCGGTGGGCATGCGCAGGCGCTTCGGCTGGTTTATGTTGTAACGGAAGATTGGTTTTTTGTAGCTCATTTTCTGCCGCTCGCTAGGGCGGCTCGAAAGGCTGGTTTTGAGATCGTCGTGGTCACCAGGGTAACTGCCCACGGAAAAGAAATAGAGGCCGAGGGCTTCAGGATAGTTCCCCTCGTTGCAGACCGAGCATCCTTCGGAGTCGTAAAGCTCCTATCGACGGTTATTCGGCTTCGCTCCATCCTCGCCGCAGAATCGCCAACCGTCGTGCATGCGATTGCCTTGAAATCAATCATTCTCAGTGGTCTTGCCGCGATCTTCGTGCGAAAGCCGGGCAAGGTGTTCTCGGTGACCGGTCTTGGATACCTTTGGAGCGACAGCCGACGTTTTCTTGGTCCATTCAGATTGATCGTCCGTCAGATACTTCAGCTGATCAGTGATGGGCGAAAAGCAATTTTCACCTTCGAGAACGATGATGATTGCCGCGAGTTTCCAAAGCTCAAAAACAGGGTCGTAGTTGGTGGTTGGGGTATCAACTCAAGCGACATCGTCCCGCGTCTTGATCGACCGCAAGCTCCAATTCGTGTCGTATATCTCGGGCGGATGTTGAGAGCCAAAGGAATCGAACTCACCGTCCAGGCGGTGGAGCTGGCGAGAAAAAAGGCAGACATACAACTGGAGTTATGGGGAACGCCCGATCCCGGCAATTTAACGAGTTTGACCGAGGAGGAGTTGCGCGATTTCTCGCTTAGAGACGGGATCAAATGGTGTGGTAGGGCTGGGGATATAGCAGAGACTTGGCACAGGGCGGACATCGCAATCTTGCTTTCTGAGCGCGAGGGGATGCCACGCTCACTCATAGAGGCTGCCGCCGCTGCGGTTCCGATGGTCGCATTTGATGTTCCAGGATGCCGAGCCATTGTACGCCATGAACTGACTGGTTTTCTTCTTCCTAAAGATCACGTCGCAGCTGTTGCCGATGCTATCCTGATGTTAGCTCAGGACGATACGCTTCGCGAACGCATGGGGCTGGAAGCACGGAATGACTTTGAACAAAGGTTCTCGACCCACAGCGTTGTTCCCAAGATCATGGACTTGTATTTCGAGCTTGTTCGTCACCTCAAGATGCAGTAA
- the tnpA gene encoding IS66-like element accessory protein TnpA has protein sequence MEILTGVERRRDWSDDEKLSILQEAAEPGARIADVARRHDIKPQQIYTWRRKFAAAQAEPVVLFLPVALIATEASDEAERPAPVDKPAAKRSARPMRIEIGCKGGRVLKVEANIAPDVLKALIRSVEDA, from the coding sequence ATGGAGATTTTGACGGGCGTTGAGCGTCGGCGTGATTGGTCCGACGATGAGAAGCTTTCGATACTGCAGGAGGCGGCGGAGCCGGGTGCCAGGATTGCCGATGTGGCTCGGCGGCACGATATCAAACCCCAGCAGATTTATACCTGGCGGCGGAAGTTCGCGGCGGCGCAGGCTGAGCCGGTCGTTTTGTTTTTGCCGGTGGCATTGATCGCCACGGAAGCGAGCGACGAAGCTGAGCGACCGGCACCGGTGGACAAGCCTGCAGCAAAGCGGTCGGCGCGTCCCATGAGGATCGAGATCGGCTGCAAGGGCGGCCGTGTCTTGAAGGTCGAGGCCAATATAGCGCCTGACGTCCTGAAGGCGCTGATCCGCTCGGTGGAAGACGCATGA
- a CDS encoding NAD-dependent epimerase/dehydratase family protein, with protein MARALVTGANGFLGRYVCRELRRQGESVVCLSRSAHSQQGETVVIPEKPSADDLLKIIERTQASMIYHLAGTSQMSDVPALYQANVFFAEALLTAAANSLVRPGILLIGSAAEYGTPVSSDMTCREGDVCRPVSSYGISKLAQTYHGLAAARGGLDVTIARLFNPIGVGSPACTALGSFVGQIAAIKGHAGTLKTGSLDAVRDFIEVAEAARVIVELPRLKAAHGDVVNVCSGVGTKLENIVSSLMKVSGAEVMLLKEDFRRGTSDLNMVVGSNARLRELGLEVALPDFEAIMREMLAAERSNSQSVLK; from the coding sequence ATGGCCCGAGCCCTGGTAACGGGAGCAAATGGATTTCTTGGCCGCTATGTATGTCGAGAACTTCGACGGCAGGGAGAGAGCGTCGTCTGTCTCAGTCGTAGCGCGCATTCACAGCAAGGCGAAACGGTTGTCATCCCCGAAAAACCTTCAGCTGACGATCTTCTGAAAATCATCGAGCGCACTCAAGCTTCGATGATTTATCATCTAGCTGGCACCAGCCAGATGTCGGACGTGCCTGCTCTTTACCAAGCAAACGTCTTTTTTGCAGAGGCTCTGCTAACGGCTGCGGCAAACTCTCTTGTTCGCCCGGGAATTCTGCTAATCGGCAGTGCCGCGGAATACGGAACGCCGGTCAGCAGCGACATGACTTGCAGGGAGGGCGACGTCTGTCGCCCAGTTTCTTCCTACGGCATATCCAAGCTCGCGCAGACCTATCACGGGCTTGCTGCGGCCCGTGGCGGCCTCGATGTGACCATAGCCCGGCTGTTTAACCCAATCGGAGTTGGAAGCCCCGCATGCACTGCGCTTGGTAGTTTTGTGGGTCAGATTGCGGCGATTAAGGGCCATGCGGGCACATTAAAGACGGGTTCGTTGGATGCTGTTCGCGACTTTATTGAAGTTGCCGAAGCGGCTCGCGTAATTGTTGAATTGCCACGATTGAAAGCGGCACACGGAGATGTCGTCAATGTTTGTAGCGGCGTTGGCACAAAACTGGAGAATATCGTTTCGTCACTCATGAAGGTATCGGGCGCTGAAGTTATGCTCCTAAAGGAGGACTTCAGACGTGGAACAAGCGACCTAAACATGGTTGTCGGCAGCAATGCCCGCCTTAGAGAATTGGGCCTGGAGGTCGCGCTTCCCGATTTTGAAGCCATAATGCGCGAGATGTTGGCAGCAGAGCGCTCGAACTCCCAGAGTGTTTTGAAGTGA
- a CDS encoding ABC transporter ATP-binding protein produces MAHIRVKNVSISYPIFNAHSRSLRTAVFSKLGGTIVAHNNTVVVDAIKDLTLNLENGDRLALLGHNGAGKTTLLRALAGVYPPLKGSIDIEGRISSFTDITLGMDTEASGWDNIIFRCAFMGLSFKEAHALAPSIAEFSELGDFLDMPVRTYSSGMFVRLAFAISTSIEPDIVIMDEMISAGDAQFISKARARIEKILGNASVFVIASHDISITRQFCKTALWLEKGVAKALGPVDEITEAYLASRATDG; encoded by the coding sequence ATGGCCCACATACGCGTTAAAAACGTATCGATCTCTTACCCAATTTTCAACGCGCATTCGCGATCGCTGCGCACTGCAGTGTTCTCCAAGCTCGGAGGAACCATCGTCGCTCATAACAACACGGTTGTGGTCGATGCCATCAAGGATTTGACGCTGAACTTGGAAAACGGGGATCGGCTTGCGCTGCTCGGGCACAACGGTGCAGGAAAAACCACCCTGCTCAGAGCGCTTGCTGGAGTGTACCCGCCCCTTAAAGGCTCAATTGACATCGAAGGGCGCATCAGTTCGTTCACTGATATAACATTGGGTATGGATACTGAGGCTAGCGGCTGGGACAATATTATCTTCAGATGTGCGTTCATGGGGCTCAGCTTTAAAGAGGCCCATGCTCTTGCGCCGTCAATCGCGGAATTCAGCGAACTCGGAGATTTCCTCGATATGCCGGTCCGAACGTACTCGTCGGGCATGTTCGTTCGGCTTGCGTTTGCGATCTCCACATCGATCGAACCTGATATCGTCATTATGGATGAAATGATTAGCGCGGGAGATGCGCAATTCATTTCCAAGGCCCGCGCGCGGATTGAGAAGATACTCGGTAATGCCAGCGTTTTCGTGATAGCGTCTCACGACATTTCGATAACTCGCCAATTCTGCAAGACGGCTCTCTGGCTGGAGAAGGGCGTAGCTAAAGCTCTCGGCCCGGTCGATGAGATCACAGAGGCCTATTTGGCGTCACGAGCCACCGACGGCTGA